TCAAACACCACCCAGGAAAGCGAACACCTGGAACGAAAGAGAAACAGGGAGTCACACAGAATCTAGACATAAATTAAGGTGGTGGTAACGAACATGGATAGTAGTCCAAGTCCAAGTCCGAGGACGAATTTTATAAGAAGTACAGGAACATACATATCATTATTAGTTACCACACAACCGGTAAAATAAAGATGTGATTCCTTGTACTCCTTAGCAGGCAGAGGAGGCAAAGCTCATGGTGAAAAACATGACAGAGGATCAAATCATTCTAAACATCATAACCTTTTTAAAAGACGGGAAGCGAAAAGCTTTCCAAGATATTATAGAAGAACTTCAACCTTATGATACAGGAGTCATCTACCAACAGCTTCCAGAAAAACATAAAGTAAGATTTCTCACCTACCTTACAATTGAGCAGTTAACTGCACTAATACAAGAGCTAAACCAAGAATTGCAATTAGAAGTATTACAAAAAATCGGCGTAGAAAAATCAGCTAAAGTTATGGACCGTATGGATAATGACGATTTAGCATCTTTATTCGACGAAATGGATCCAGAGGTTAAAAGCCGATTCCTAGCAAAAATGAACAAAGAAGAATCCACCGCCGTTCAGGACTTAATGAAATATGAAGCGGAAACTGCCGGTCGATTGATGACTAACCGGTACGTGTGGATCCCTCAGGAATACACAGTCCGAGAAGTGGTCGATAAACTCAAATCATTCGCGGAACTAGCTGAGACCATCAACTACTTATATGTGATTGACGAAGAGAAAAGGCTTGTAGGCGTTGTCTCTTATCGTGATCTTATTTTGGCGGATGCGCACGAAAAAATTCAGGAAATAATGTTTTCCAGGGTCATTTCGGTTCATGTAGATACAGACCAAGAAGAAGTGGCAAATATCATCGAGCGTTATGACTTCTTAGCGGTCCCTGTTGTGGACGATGAAAAAACACTGATTGGAATCATTACAGTCGATGATGTCATCGACGTCGTCATTCAAGAAGCAAATGAAGATATTGAAAAACTTTCAGCATCTGGTAAAGATATTGACTTTGATACACCTGCTCTAGTGGCTTCTGCAAGACGTTTGCCGTGGTTGATCTTATTATTATTTATTGGACTCATTTCAGGCAGTATTATAAGCGGGTTTGAAGATACATTAGGTACAGTTGTAGCGCTTGCATTCTTTATGCCGATGATTGCAGGGATGACAGGTAATACAGGTACACAGTCACTTGCAGTAATTGTTCGTGGACTAATATCACGGGATTTGGATAAAAAGCTGGTTACAAAAGTTGTTTTACGTGAACTTGGAGTGGGAATAACCATTGGAATTACATGTGCT
This window of the Sutcliffiella horikoshii genome carries:
- the mgtE gene encoding magnesium transporter, with amino-acid sequence MVKNMTEDQIILNIITFLKDGKRKAFQDIIEELQPYDTGVIYQQLPEKHKVRFLTYLTIEQLTALIQELNQELQLEVLQKIGVEKSAKVMDRMDNDDLASLFDEMDPEVKSRFLAKMNKEESTAVQDLMKYEAETAGRLMTNRYVWIPQEYTVREVVDKLKSFAELAETINYLYVIDEEKRLVGVVSYRDLILADAHEKIQEIMFSRVISVHVDTDQEEVANIIERYDFLAVPVVDDEKTLIGIITVDDVIDVVIQEANEDIEKLSASGKDIDFDTPALVASARRLPWLILLLFIGLISGSIISGFEDTLGTVVALAFFMPMIAGMTGNTGTQSLAVIVRGLISRDLDKKLVTKVVLRELGVGITIGITCAVLIAIIAFVWRGDLILGMVVGVSLFFTLIIGTLAGTIIPLILYKLNIDPAIASGPLITTVNDILSLLIYFGIATAFLSYLAP